The Triticum aestivum cultivar Chinese Spring chromosome 4B, IWGSC CS RefSeq v2.1, whole genome shotgun sequence sequence GGTAATCACAAGCTAAGATACTAATAAAATATCTATATCGTGTTGCAATGCATGGGCATTGTCCTAGTATAACTCAAAGCCTACTTCCTTCATCATCCATTTATCTGACAAGTATTTCTGGAAGAAGGAAGTACAAGTTATGTCTTCCCATCCATTCTAACTTGTAAAGTTTGCAAGTGCTTAGCGATAAAGACAAGGTGATGCATATTAATTGTTAGTGGCTCCACATTGCACTCAATTTTGCACAGATTTGGTGGAGTTGTAGATGAAGATAAAATACTCAGCATAGTACGAATAAGACATCAGCATCGGGCCATCGACTACATACTTAATCAATTTTCGCTGCAATCAACTAATTAAATTAAGCCATCCAAAGACCTTTCCTACTTCCTTGTCTGCTCCTTTTATCGAAGTGTCACTCTGAGGTGAAAGATATTATGTGTGTGCAAGCCCGGCATGAGATTGTGATATTGATCAGGGCCGAATGAATTAGCACGAAAAATATTGCTCCAGAGATAAATGAGCTAGGTCAAATCGATCACCACATCATGCGTGGACATCAGCTATTGTAGTTTAGTTTACCTAGCGTATTGATAGGGGGTGCAAAATATCATTTTCACCTGATTTAGGCGACATAACCAGATTTGgttgaaaggattttttttttctCCCATGCATTATTGGCCTTTGGAAGGGAGGAGCCATTCAGAGGCCTCTAGCTAGTATTGTAGCGACTGTCACTGCTCTATATCTAAATAAGGCAAAACCTCTCTGTTGCTTCTTTGGGTAGTGCTGCATGCTCGCTAAAATATTTCCAGGGGACTTGCTAATCATAGTGTGTCTTCTGCAAGCTTAGGAAAGATTTGAGGTAATTAAGTCTGAAGTAGTAGTATTGAGTTTGGATAAGCCTCCTCTtatagactagtcacaatggagagTAATATActctagtaacatacacatatcccatgactatgttactaccttcatagtgggtagtataACATAAGTGTGATGTCATGCAAAACTTCATTTATTAGtttagactcatattgcattgggacatgtgatgttacagtaactaggtAGCTAAGTTACCAGAACTATCTCTCTCGTCATTAACTCATTGTCActtaagcaaatttgctgagttggactcgatgttactgctgaagttactcccgcTGTGACTAGTCATAGTAAAGCATGGATCTTTTTCTTCTTCTGTACTATTATTAGCGATAAAGACATGGATGATTGATAATTAAGGCAAAAATATTGCTAGCTCCAGAGATAAATGAGCTAGGTCAAATCAACACATCAAGGGTGGACATCAGCTCCTGTATTTTAGTTTACCTAGCGTATTGTAGGGGGTGTAAAATATCGTTTTCACCTGATTTAGGCGACATATAACCAGATTTGATTGAAAGGATTGTTTTCTCCCATGCATTATTGAGGCCACTAGTATTGCAGCGACCGTCACTGTCCTATATCTATATAAGGCAAAACCTCTCCCTTGCTTCTTTGGGTAGCGCTGCTCACTAAATATTTTCGAGGGGACTTGCTAATCATAGTGTCCTCTGCCAGCTTAGGAAGGATTTGAGGTAGTATACAAGCCTCCTCATCTTATAGTAACGTACACATATACATGCATCTCTTTCTTCTGTGTATTATTACATTCAGTTTGGTTGGTTCTCGCAAACTTTTCATCTATCTTTCCTAATTAGAAGTTTCCTCTCCATTATTTGCATCCATCCAAATTATGTAGCTAGGCGACATGGACGACTCCGCCCTGTTCATGAAATGGGCCATGGACACGCTGGAGCAGGAGCACCCAGACCTAGTGGTGGCCGTCAACGGCGAGGCAGGCTTCCCCTCGCTTCAGGCGCTCCGTGAGCAGCGTCTCGTCTTCGAAGAGCTGATTTTGGGACCCAATCCGGCAAGCAGCGGGACCTCCTGCGAAACCACACACGGCAGCGGAGGTTTTGGTGGTAATTTCTCGTCCCCGGCGGCCATGGAGCACGACGTCTGGCCCCCGTCCCCGCCGACCTCGGCCAGGTGCGCTCCAAGACTTTCCGGGAACGGTGGGGTTGCGGGCACCAACCTTCCGGTGACGAGCTGGAATTTTTGCGCCGCTTCCACGCTGCCGGCCAGTGACAGTGCACTGGACAGCGGCAGCGCAGGGGCCCGGCCTGTCGTCCCGGTCCCGGAGATGGTGCACGGGTCCCAGCCGACGAGGAGGGCCGCCGTAAGGAGCCCCACCGGTACTGGACCCGTGTCGTCGGGGCCGCCGTACGCGCAAGACCATATCATGGCGGAGCGCAAGCGCCGCGAGAAGATCAACCAGCGCTTCATCGAGCTCTCTACCGTCATCCCCGGCCTCAAGAAGGTGCTCCGAATCCGATTTGTTTCAACGCCTGAAAAGAAATCTCAGTGTAGGTCGTCCATATGATATGACCATATGATTGATTCAGATGGACAAGGCGACGATCCTTTCCGACGCGACGAGGCACGCCAAGGAGCTGcaggagaagatcaaggccctCGAGGCAGCCACCGGCCGCAGCAGCAGGAGCATCGAAACCGTGGTGCTCGTCAAGAAGCCGCGccacgccgacgccgccgtctCAGATCAGAACCAGAACGGCTCGCCCTCGTCGGCGTCGTTGGGGGCGCCGGCTTCGAGGAACCCACTGCCGGAGATCGAGGTGCGGTTCTCGGAGACCGGCGTCATGGTGAGGATCCTGTGCGAAGACGTCAAGGGGGTGGTGGTGAGGGTGCTGTCGGGGGTGGAGGAGGGGCTCCACCTCACCGTCACCCACGCCAATGTCATGCCCTTCACGGCCTGCACTCTCATCATAACCATCACAGCCAAGGCAAGTTTTCCTTCCTTGCAGATTTCACATTTCCGTCCAATTATTCACACTAGTAGGTAGATATGATGGTAGCAAATATCTCCGCGGAACAAATCGTTCATATATACATAAAAGTCGAGCAAGACTTTTTATGTCTAAATATATCTACCTCCTTCCACTTATCAATGTGCCCAGGCAGACTTTTCATCAACCGAACATATATGAtactattataagatgttttgaatatttcaatatggactatatacAAACTGACATGAGTGAGCAAACACACTAAAACACGTTTATATACATTTGAATTAGAAAAAGGTCAGAACATCTAGTTAACGTATGGAGGGAGTATGTTTCCATTGATAATCACCCATTGTTACACTCGATTCATAATGAGGTATTCTCAATATTATTAATTATAATTATTTTGAATATAGTTGCTGGGCATGAAATTTCTACACTCGCTTCGACATGTATCTCAACATGTGGACATCACGCGGCTTAATTAGAGCATCGACTTAGAAATAGGACAATTTGAAATGACTTAGATTTAGCTATACCGAAGTGATTAGCAACTTGGACCATCAGAAAGGTATTCATGTCTCGAAGACAATGTGATTTCAATGCTGGAAAGTTTTGTTTTAAACTGGGCTATTTACACTGAAACCTATATTCATTGTTTTAAACTGGCTAGTTCGAACCATTCAACAAAATATAAAACTTGGCCCCGGCAAAAATAAAAAATTGGATATCATACCATCATAGTTGTACTATGATGGCCTTAATTGACGTTCCATACAAAATACATAGTCTATCCCGCATTATGAGGAAGCTTCTTAATTTGCAAGACATGGTCGACGTGCATAGAAAATTCCACAAACGTACTTTTGTACAACCTACAtgtctataccaatataaaaagacccaaaggggcagatccaattaatctcggcaatcaaatcatgtcaatccaacaatctagactgcttcaatgttgaGTGTCTAACACATTTATCGTGCAATTt is a genomic window containing:
- the LOC123089885 gene encoding anthocyanin regulatory R-S protein-like, which gives rise to MEHGDVDPDDETALKWVRKDYLKMEMERQCTALQRFEKRHRGRDLGDMDDSALFMKWAMDTLEQEHPDLVVAVNGEAGFPSLQALREQRLVFEELILGPNPASSGTSCETTHGSGGFGGNFSSPAAMEHDVWPPSPPTSARCAPRLSGNGGVAGTNLPVTSWNFCAASTLPASDSALDSGSAGARPVVPVPEMVHGSQPTRRAAVRSPTGTGPVSSGPPYAQDHIMAERKRREKINQRFIELSTVIPGLKKMDKATILSDATRHAKELQEKIKALEAATGRSSRSIETVVLVKKPRHADAAVSDQNQNGSPSSASLGAPASRNPLPEIEVRFSETGVMVRILCEDVKGVVVRVLSGVEEGLHLTVTHANVMPFTACTLIITITAKVDEGFTVTAEEIVGRLNYVLELHSSCTSTEEK